A region of Sphingomonas crusticola DNA encodes the following proteins:
- the nadC gene encoding carboxylating nicotinate-nucleotide diphosphorylase — MSFELDGFDRDAFIASTLAEDLGEAGDITSQAVIPADARFTGTMASRDAIVVAGMGLAAAFFMRLDPTAQIQILTEDGASVPAGTALLRVQGKARALLTAERSALNTIQHLSGIATLTRTYVDAIAGTGAILLDTRKTIPGLRRLEKYATLMGGARNHRMGLWDAAMIKDNHVAVAGGIGEAVRRAVRAGIERVIVEVDRIDQIRPALDAGATWLLLDNMDPATLREAVATVDGRVPTEASGGVRLDTIRAIAETGVTYISVGRLTQSAPAADIGLDFASL; from the coding sequence ATGAGTTTCGAACTGGACGGCTTCGACCGCGATGCCTTCATTGCGTCCACCCTGGCCGAGGATCTGGGCGAGGCGGGGGACATAACTTCGCAGGCGGTAATCCCGGCCGATGCCCGCTTTACCGGCACCATGGCGAGCCGCGACGCGATCGTCGTCGCTGGAATGGGCCTGGCAGCCGCCTTTTTCATGCGCCTCGATCCCACGGCGCAAATTCAGATACTGACCGAGGATGGCGCTTCGGTGCCGGCCGGCACTGCGCTGTTGCGGGTCCAGGGTAAGGCGCGCGCCTTGCTCACCGCCGAACGCTCAGCACTCAATACGATCCAGCATCTCTCAGGCATCGCAACGCTCACGCGTACCTATGTCGATGCGATTGCCGGCACCGGCGCGATCTTGCTCGACACGCGCAAGACCATCCCCGGCCTGCGCCGGCTCGAGAAATATGCGACGCTTATGGGGGGCGCCCGCAACCATCGTATGGGGCTGTGGGACGCGGCGATGATCAAGGACAACCATGTCGCGGTCGCCGGCGGTATCGGCGAGGCCGTAAGGCGCGCGGTTCGGGCCGGTATTGAGCGCGTCATCGTCGAGGTCGACCGGATTGATCAGATCCGCCCCGCGCTCGATGCGGGCGCGACCTGGCTGCTGCTCGACAATATGGACCCCGCCACTTTGCGCGAAGCCGTGGCGACCGTCGACGGCCGGGTGCCCACGGAGGCGTCGGGCGGCGTCCGGCTCGATACGATCCGGGCAATCGCCGAAACCGGCGTGACCTATATTTCGGTCGGTCGCCTGACCCAGTCCGCACCCGCCGCCGACATCGGCCTGGATTTCGCTTCGCTATGA
- a CDS encoding ribonuclease T2 family protein: protein MMGLFALAVAYAATGWALPAHIPVPHAEGASADQPRRIEPIGSYTLALIWTPEHCYHPVPGAESFQCGIEKGSGFVLHGLWPDGLGKSWPQWCADAAILPPSTIAAHFRATPSAQLMQHEWAKHGTCMGITSDAYFRRSNRLFHRLRTPDMAALGRTAVSAGTLASAFAAANPGMRPDTVNLNLDRDGWLREVWLCLDTRFRPEKCATPIAADRPVRIRLPR from the coding sequence ATGATGGGTCTGTTCGCCCTTGCCGTCGCCTACGCCGCAACCGGCTGGGCGTTACCCGCACATATTCCCGTGCCGCACGCTGAAGGCGCCAGCGCGGATCAGCCGCGCCGGATCGAACCGATCGGCAGCTACACGCTCGCGCTCATCTGGACACCCGAACATTGCTATCATCCCGTGCCCGGGGCGGAGAGCTTCCAGTGCGGGATTGAGAAGGGCAGTGGTTTCGTGCTGCACGGCCTGTGGCCCGACGGGCTGGGTAAAAGCTGGCCGCAATGGTGCGCCGATGCTGCCATCCTCCCGCCCAGCACGATCGCGGCCCATTTCCGGGCGACCCCTTCGGCCCAGCTTATGCAGCACGAATGGGCCAAGCACGGCACCTGCATGGGCATAACCTCCGATGCCTATTTCAGGCGGTCCAACCGGCTATTCCATCGCCTCCGCACCCCGGACATGGCGGCGCTCGGTCGCACGGCCGTCTCCGCCGGCACCTTGGCGTCGGCCTTTGCCGCCGCCAATCCGGGGATGCGACCGGACACGGTAAATCTGAACCTCGATCGCGACGGCTGGCTGCGGGAGGTGTGGCTGTGCCTCGATACCCGCTTCAGACCGGAAAAATGCGCGACGCCGATCGCGGCCGATCGGCCGGTCCGCATACGTTTGCCTCGTTAG
- a CDS encoding DUF4112 domain-containing protein, translating into MANTTRHYQALADRLPGFGRDPQSVRKRVEAMEHLLERMFVIPGINRPVGLDVILDALPFAGGFVGAVLGSWMVWEARNLGMSKWQMARMFGNVGVDAVLGAIPWLGAIPDFFFRSNSRNLKIIRRHLDKHHPATVTIEAR; encoded by the coding sequence ATGGCCAACACCACACGACATTATCAAGCGCTCGCCGACCGGCTTCCGGGCTTCGGGCGCGACCCGCAATCGGTGCGCAAACGGGTGGAGGCGATGGAGCATCTGCTCGAGCGTATGTTCGTCATTCCCGGCATTAATCGCCCGGTCGGGCTCGACGTTATTCTCGACGCCCTGCCGTTTGCCGGCGGTTTCGTGGGCGCGGTGCTAGGCTCGTGGATGGTGTGGGAGGCACGCAATCTCGGCATGTCGAAATGGCAGATGGCGCGCATGTTCGGCAATGTCGGCGTCGATGCCGTGCTCGGCGCGATCCCTTGGCTGGGCGCGATTCCCGACTTTTTCTTCCGATCGAACAGCCGAAATCTGAAGATCATCCGCCGCCATCTCGACAAACATCATCCGGCGACGGTGACGATCGAGGCCCGCTAA
- a CDS encoding ABC transporter substrate-binding protein translates to MRPYLLTLLSATLLLTACQGRAGDGPLDVSVIGERWTEPTPAAALLTATSGGLVRLDREGQVIPGAAARWAILDDGVDYIFRIDDQAGLTAATIVRRLRAGLRRQARNPDFAALAPVESVTAVTTKVVEMRLSVPQPDLLPLLARPQLAVGSPTALHPTATSNAQILLGARAGEEAPPAVRLRTERVGRAVARFQANEGLAVLGGTFADLAVARVAQPRRDALRFDPASGLFGLAIRNSKLDPALRNALSLSIDRDRIVITFAAPGQAKATTVAGSTIEPDLEQRRATARALLAGTARQVRVAMPAGPGARLLFALLADDWRKVGVTAEAVAPGAAADLMLVDRVAPPGTLATLACALSAGCDPHDRLALINPPYIPIATPIRWSLVAPSLDLFTANSLAVHPLDQLRGRR, encoded by the coding sequence ATGCGGCCATACCTTCTTACTCTGCTGAGCGCGACGTTGCTGCTGACGGCGTGTCAGGGACGGGCGGGCGATGGACCGCTCGACGTGAGCGTGATCGGCGAGCGGTGGACCGAACCGACCCCGGCGGCTGCGCTTCTGACGGCCACCAGCGGCGGACTGGTCCGGCTCGATCGCGAGGGCCAGGTCATTCCCGGCGCCGCCGCACGCTGGGCGATCCTCGATGACGGCGTGGATTATATCTTTCGCATCGACGATCAGGCGGGGCTCACCGCCGCGACGATCGTTCGCCGGCTCCGTGCCGGGCTGCGCCGCCAAGCGCGCAATCCCGATTTCGCCGCGCTGGCGCCAGTGGAAAGCGTAACCGCCGTCACGACAAAAGTGGTGGAAATGCGCCTGTCCGTGCCCCAGCCCGATCTGCTGCCGCTGCTCGCGCGTCCCCAGCTCGCGGTGGGCAGCCCCACGGCCTTGCATCCAACCGCTACAAGCAATGCGCAGATATTGCTGGGCGCGCGCGCAGGCGAGGAAGCGCCACCGGCGGTGCGCCTGCGGACCGAACGCGTCGGCCGCGCGGTGGCGCGCTTCCAGGCGAATGAGGGGCTGGCGGTGCTCGGCGGGACCTTCGCGGACTTGGCGGTCGCACGCGTCGCGCAGCCGCGGCGCGACGCATTGCGGTTCGATCCGGCGAGCGGGCTGTTCGGGCTGGCGATCCGCAACAGCAAGCTCGATCCGGCGCTCCGCAATGCGCTGTCGCTGTCGATCGATCGCGACCGCATCGTCATCACATTTGCCGCCCCCGGACAGGCCAAGGCGACGACCGTCGCAGGTTCGACGATCGAGCCGGATCTCGAGCAGCGGCGCGCCACGGCGCGGGCCCTGCTGGCGGGAACGGCGCGACAGGTCCGCGTGGCGATGCCGGCCGGGCCCGGGGCCCGCCTGCTATTCGCCTTGCTCGCCGACGATTGGCGAAAAGTCGGCGTTACAGCAGAAGCTGTCGCGCCGGGCGCGGCCGCCGACCTCATGCTTGTCGATCGCGTAGCGCCGCCCGGCACGCTGGCAACACTCGCCTGTGCGCTGAGCGCAGGATGCGATCCGCACGATCGGCTGGCCTTGATCAACCCGCCTTATATCCCGATCGCGACGCCGATCCGCTGGTCGCTGGTGGCGCCGTCGCTCGACCTGTTCACCGCCAACAGCCTAGCGGTGCATCCGCTCGATCAGTTGCGCGGGCGCCGCTGA
- a CDS encoding S41 family peptidase, whose protein sequence is MNRRQALAAIGAWTAFPAISATNADYRGDIAILREALRLHPGLYRYATPSQIDRRIARLERDYVAAATIEQRYLTLSRFLATIRCGHTYCNFYNQSDDVAAALFDRNSRLPFHFDWIEGRMIVVADPDGVGLAPGSEVLTVNGVRAAEMLATLLPYARADGHNDAKRVALLGVTGSDRIEFFDVFHGLIYGVPPNETHRLVLRRPQGTIHATQVPAIGLAARQAQMTARDYSGEKPAWSWTMQDDGIATLTMPSWALYESKWDWRQWLSERLDSLHGAKGLIVDIRQNEGGEDCGDALLARLAEKPILDPGAERRVRFVRTPAALNPYLHTWDKSFRTLGVGAQPIGNGFLRLTGDHAEEVIAPVAPRITLPVAALIGPVNSSATFQFAQKAKRSRLVRLFGERTGGNQRGINGGCFFFVQLPASGIEFDLPLIGYFPEGNPPDTGLAPDVHVQRSAADLAAGRDGARAAAAAWILRGSA, encoded by the coding sequence ATGAACAGACGCCAAGCTCTTGCCGCAATCGGTGCGTGGACCGCCTTCCCTGCCATTAGCGCCACCAACGCGGACTATCGCGGGGACATAGCTATATTGCGGGAGGCGCTGCGATTGCATCCCGGTCTCTATCGCTATGCCACGCCGTCGCAGATCGACAGACGCATTGCCCGGCTTGAGCGTGATTATGTTGCCGCCGCGACGATTGAGCAGCGATATCTGACGCTCTCAAGATTTCTCGCCACCATTCGCTGCGGTCATACCTATTGCAATTTCTACAACCAGAGCGACGATGTCGCGGCCGCCTTGTTCGACCGCAACAGTCGGCTGCCTTTCCATTTCGATTGGATTGAAGGCCGCATGATTGTGGTCGCCGATCCCGACGGGGTCGGTCTTGCTCCGGGAAGCGAGGTGTTGACCGTCAACGGCGTGCGCGCCGCCGAGATGCTCGCGACGCTGCTGCCCTATGCACGCGCGGACGGACATAACGACGCCAAAAGGGTTGCGTTGCTCGGGGTGACCGGCAGCGACCGCATCGAATTTTTCGATGTCTTTCACGGGCTGATTTACGGTGTACCGCCCAATGAGACCCATCGGCTTGTTCTGCGCCGGCCCCAAGGCACGATCCACGCCACGCAAGTCCCCGCCATCGGGCTTGCCGCCCGACAGGCGCAAATGACGGCGCGAGACTATTCCGGCGAAAAACCGGCCTGGAGCTGGACGATGCAGGATGACGGCATCGCAACGCTCACCATGCCCAGCTGGGCCTTGTACGAAAGCAAATGGGACTGGCGGCAATGGCTCTCGGAGCGTCTCGACAGCCTGCATGGCGCCAAGGGATTGATCGTCGATATTCGCCAGAATGAAGGCGGGGAAGATTGTGGCGATGCCCTGCTGGCGCGCCTTGCGGAGAAGCCCATCCTCGATCCCGGAGCCGAACGCCGCGTCCGCTTCGTTCGCACGCCGGCCGCGCTGAACCCTTATCTGCATACCTGGGACAAGAGCTTCCGCACGCTCGGTGTAGGGGCGCAGCCCATCGGAAACGGATTTCTCCGGTTGACGGGGGATCATGCGGAGGAAGTGATCGCCCCGGTCGCACCCCGGATCACGCTTCCGGTCGCGGCATTGATCGGACCCGTCAACAGCTCGGCCACCTTCCAGTTCGCGCAGAAAGCCAAGCGCAGCCGGCTGGTCCGGCTGTTCGGCGAACGAACGGGTGGTAATCAGCGCGGCATCAACGGCGGGTGCTTCTTCTTCGTGCAGCTCCCGGCCAGCGGCATCGAATTCGACTTGCCGCTCATTGGCTATTTCCCGGAGGGAAACCCGCCGGATACCGGCCTGGCACCCGACGTCCACGTGCAACGGTCGGCCGCCGACCTCGCGGCAGGCAGGGACGGCGCTCGCGCCGCGGCTGCTGCCTGGATATTGCGAGGAAGCGCGTGA
- a CDS encoding AraC family transcriptional regulator encodes MNDLVFGWRTATLTVAIIQLLLIAAALSRPIANRVANRTLSFLLLTLAGIVTPWAIGFAGFYDHWHWLTFAPFSITLAVAPLLWLYVKGLVDGEWPPRSWWHLAPAAVQFLFLLSGFLLPMGLKSQWADIALLPYGAAAGVATTVGLIVYGIASLRAIRRYRSRMADVRSDDARYALRWLTRIIGANLLLLPIWSGYAIWDAVAPLGYRRLMGLYVAIAAFALYLAIEGWRHATLPFPRLVEADPLPTATRDWEELGTRWAAIVRQQGWAADPELSSALLARKLGTNTSYLSRALNEGLGIGFSTFINQLRSEAVAAALSAGDRRDVLDLAFEAGFASKASFNRAFQASFGMSPSAYRRVSLHK; translated from the coding sequence ATGAACGATCTGGTCTTCGGCTGGCGCACGGCGACGCTCACGGTGGCGATCATTCAGCTTTTGCTGATCGCGGCCGCCCTAAGCCGGCCGATCGCCAATCGCGTCGCCAACCGGACGCTTTCGTTCCTGCTACTGACCCTGGCCGGAATCGTTACACCTTGGGCGATCGGCTTCGCCGGCTTTTACGATCACTGGCATTGGCTCACCTTCGCGCCCTTCTCGATCACGCTCGCGGTAGCGCCCCTCCTATGGCTCTACGTGAAGGGCTTGGTCGATGGGGAATGGCCGCCCCGCTCATGGTGGCATCTCGCGCCGGCCGCGGTTCAATTTCTTTTTCTATTGTCCGGATTTCTTCTCCCGATGGGATTGAAGAGCCAATGGGCGGATATCGCGTTGCTGCCTTATGGCGCCGCTGCCGGCGTCGCCACGACTGTCGGGCTCATAGTCTACGGCATCGCCAGCCTGCGCGCGATACGCCGTTACCGCAGTCGAATGGCCGACGTGCGCAGCGACGATGCGCGATATGCCCTGCGATGGTTGACCCGGATAATCGGCGCCAACCTGCTCCTGCTTCCGATCTGGTCAGGTTATGCGATCTGGGATGCGGTCGCACCCTTGGGATATCGCCGACTCATGGGACTATATGTCGCGATCGCAGCATTCGCTCTCTATCTGGCTATCGAGGGGTGGCGCCACGCTACGCTGCCGTTTCCGCGGCTGGTGGAAGCCGATCCGCTGCCGACGGCCACGCGCGATTGGGAGGAGCTTGGCACAAGATGGGCGGCAATCGTGAGACAGCAAGGATGGGCAGCCGATCCGGAATTGAGTTCCGCGCTGCTCGCACGAAAGCTTGGCACAAATACCAGCTATCTGTCCCGCGCGCTGAACGAGGGGCTGGGCATCGGCTTTTCGACATTCATCAACCAGCTTCGTAGCGAAGCCGTGGCCGCGGCGCTCTCGGCCGGGGACAGACGGGACGTACTCGACCTGGCATTCGAAGCTGGCTTCGCCTCCAAGGCGAGCTTCAATCGCGCTTTTCAAGCGAGCTTCGGCATGAGCCCGAGCGCGTATCGTCGCGTCTCACTTCATAAATGA
- a CDS encoding cell wall hydrolase: MSVSKWRGQQMMLVAIVILIAVGVAVALTGFGETSPKPDLSRGDPGSATTLAFAPPPEVPPTIFAPETPDEARASNAAVPLVTATPTASVPFRYKGSPEDLAAAQACLAAAVLYEAGDDPPGERAVAQVVLNRLRHPAFPKTVCGVIFQGSERKTGCQFTFTCDGSLARPLSAEALARAREIAEAALSGFVYKPVGTATHYHTDWVVPYWRSSLEKIAIVHTQIFYRWPGIWGSRHRLTGQVQPGERPDARLPGLAELAPAGDPPMVASDAALPLPPALTIAGLSADALNGNIVRLKDEEAAQYVLQLDPSAHPNSYAMVGLRICGAKTECTIFGWTSAADIPRSLPILPLAMRSVAFVFRKSAVLGLARASWDCTRFPRPPAQCLR; this comes from the coding sequence ATGTCGGTATCGAAGTGGCGCGGCCAGCAGATGATGCTCGTCGCGATAGTCATTCTGATCGCAGTCGGCGTCGCCGTCGCGCTGACCGGATTTGGTGAGACCAGCCCAAAGCCAGACCTGTCGCGGGGCGATCCCGGCAGCGCGACGACACTTGCATTCGCTCCACCGCCCGAGGTGCCGCCCACGATCTTCGCGCCCGAGACGCCGGATGAGGCGCGCGCGTCCAACGCCGCCGTACCTTTGGTCACGGCGACACCGACCGCGTCGGTACCCTTCCGCTATAAAGGATCACCCGAGGATCTCGCCGCGGCGCAAGCCTGCCTCGCGGCGGCGGTGCTCTACGAAGCCGGGGACGATCCTCCGGGCGAGCGCGCCGTGGCCCAGGTCGTGCTCAACCGGCTGCGCCATCCTGCCTTTCCCAAGACCGTCTGCGGTGTGATCTTCCAGGGCTCGGAGCGTAAGACGGGCTGCCAGTTCACCTTCACCTGCGACGGCTCGCTCGCCCGTCCGCTCTCGGCCGAGGCGCTCGCACGCGCCCGCGAGATCGCGGAGGCCGCCTTGTCGGGCTTCGTCTACAAGCCGGTCGGCACCGCTACTCATTATCACACCGACTGGGTCGTGCCTTATTGGCGCTCCAGCCTTGAAAAGATCGCGATCGTCCACACCCAGATCTTCTATCGGTGGCCGGGGATATGGGGATCGCGCCACCGGCTTACCGGCCAGGTTCAGCCCGGCGAGCGGCCCGATGCCCGTCTTCCCGGCCTCGCCGAGCTTGCCCCGGCCGGCGATCCGCCAATGGTCGCGTCCGATGCGGCGCTGCCACTGCCGCCGGCGCTGACCATAGCAGGGCTGAGTGCCGACGCGTTGAACGGCAATATCGTCCGCCTCAAGGACGAGGAGGCAGCGCAATATGTGCTGCAGCTCGACCCGTCTGCCCACCCCAACAGCTACGCGATGGTCGGCTTGAGGATTTGCGGCGCGAAAACGGAATGCACGATTTTCGGCTGGACCAGCGCAGCAGACATTCCGCGCAGCCTGCCGATCCTGCCCTTGGCGATGCGCTCGGTCGCATTCGTCTTTCGCAAGAGCGCCGTGCTCGGCCTCGCCCGGGCCAGCTGGGACTGCACCCGGTTTCCGCGCCCGCCCGCGCAATGCCTGCGCTGA
- a CDS encoding integration host factor subunit beta — translation MIRSELIALVHKDQPGLSPNEVEQIVACVFDAISKRLAEGGRIELRGFGTFTTRARDGRIGRNPRTGEAVDVQPKRVPYFKPGKEMRHRLNV, via the coding sequence GTGATCAGGTCCGAACTCATCGCCCTAGTGCACAAGGATCAGCCCGGGCTTTCGCCGAACGAGGTCGAACAGATCGTCGCCTGCGTGTTCGACGCGATCTCCAAGCGGCTGGCCGAGGGCGGCCGGATCGAACTGCGCGGCTTCGGCACCTTCACCACGCGTGCGCGCGACGGCCGGATCGGCCGCAACCCCCGCACCGGCGAGGCAGTCGACGTCCAGCCCAAACGCGTTCCCTATTTCAAGCCCGGCAAGGAAATGCGCCACCGGCTCAACGTCTGA
- the rpsA gene encoding 30S ribosomal protein S1 yields the protein MATTAFPTRDDFAALLNETLGGENQGFEGRVVKGTVTAIENDMVVIDVGLKSEGRVPLREFAPAPGQKAELNVGDEVEVYVDRVENSHGEAMLSRDRARREAAWDTLEHEFAAGNRVDGVIFGRVKGGFTVDLNGAVAFLPGSQVDIRPVRDVGPLMDIPQPFQVLKMDRRRGNIVVSRRAVLEETRAEQRTGLIQSLAEGQIVDGVVKNITDYGAFVDLGGIDGLLHVTDISYKRVNHPSEVINIGDTVKVQIIRINRDTQRISLGMKQLESDPWEGAAAKYPIGGKFTGRVTNITEYGAFVELEPGIEGLVHVSEMSWTKKNVHPGKIVSTSQEVDVIILEVDEEKRRISLGLKQAQANPWEKFSEAHPVGSTVEGEVKNATEFGLFIGLDGEIDGMVHMSDIAWGVSGEEALALHHKGETVKAQVLDIDPEKERISLGIKQLERAGASTAPTSGAGAGAGASSSGGVNKGAIVTVTVMASGDGGLDVQVGDDGPLGFIKRADLGRDRDEQRPERFQPGQKLDAMVTGFDRSKKPTFSVKAMQLAEEKQAVAQYGSSDSGASLGDILGAALKARDEA from the coding sequence ATGGCCACTACGGCATTTCCCACCCGCGACGATTTCGCGGCGCTGCTGAACGAGACGCTCGGCGGCGAGAACCAAGGCTTCGAAGGACGGGTCGTCAAGGGCACCGTCACCGCGATCGAGAACGACATGGTCGTCATCGACGTGGGACTGAAGTCCGAGGGCCGCGTTCCGCTTCGTGAATTCGCCCCCGCCCCCGGCCAGAAGGCCGAATTGAACGTGGGTGACGAGGTCGAGGTTTATGTCGACCGGGTAGAGAATAGCCATGGCGAAGCGATGCTGTCGCGCGACCGCGCACGCCGCGAAGCCGCATGGGATACGCTCGAGCATGAATTCGCCGCCGGCAATCGCGTCGACGGCGTGATCTTCGGCCGCGTCAAGGGCGGCTTCACGGTCGACCTGAACGGTGCCGTCGCCTTCCTGCCCGGTTCGCAGGTCGATATCCGCCCGGTCCGCGACGTCGGCCCGCTGATGGACATCCCGCAGCCGTTCCAGGTGCTGAAGATGGATCGCCGCCGCGGCAATATCGTCGTGTCGCGCCGCGCCGTGCTGGAAGAGACCCGCGCCGAGCAGCGCACCGGCCTCATCCAGAGCCTGGCCGAGGGCCAGATCGTCGATGGCGTGGTCAAGAACATCACCGATTATGGTGCGTTCGTCGATCTCGGCGGCATCGATGGCCTGCTGCATGTCACGGACATCAGCTACAAGCGCGTCAATCACCCGTCCGAAGTCATCAACATCGGTGACACGGTCAAGGTGCAGATCATCCGCATCAATCGCGACACGCAGCGCATCAGCCTCGGCATGAAGCAGCTCGAGAGCGATCCGTGGGAAGGCGCCGCCGCCAAATATCCGATCGGCGGCAAGTTCACCGGCCGCGTCACCAACATCACCGAATATGGCGCGTTCGTCGAGCTGGAGCCGGGCATCGAAGGCCTGGTCCATGTCAGCGAAATGAGCTGGACCAAGAAGAACGTCCACCCCGGCAAGATCGTCTCCACCTCCCAGGAAGTGGATGTCATCATCCTCGAGGTCGACGAAGAGAAGCGTCGCATCTCGCTCGGTCTCAAGCAGGCTCAGGCCAATCCTTGGGAGAAGTTCTCCGAAGCCCACCCGGTCGGCTCGACCGTCGAGGGTGAAGTCAAGAACGCGACCGAGTTCGGCCTGTTCATCGGCCTGGACGGCGAGATCGACGGCATGGTTCACATGTCCGACATCGCCTGGGGCGTTTCGGGCGAGGAAGCTCTGGCGCTTCACCACAAGGGTGAGACCGTCAAGGCGCAGGTCCTCGACATCGATCCCGAGAAGGAGCGGATCAGCCTCGGCATCAAGCAGCTCGAGCGTGCCGGCGCGTCCACCGCCCCGACTTCGGGCGCGGGCGCAGGTGCCGGTGCCAGCAGCAGCGGCGGCGTCAACAAGGGCGCGATCGTCACGGTCACCGTCATGGCCTCGGGCGACGGCGGCCTCGACGTGCAGGTCGGCGACGATGGTCCGCTGGGCTTCATCAAGCGCGCCGATCTCGGCCGCGATCGCGACGAGCAGCGTCCGGAGCGCTTCCAGCCCGGCCAGAAGCTCGATGCGATGGTGACCGGCTTCGATCGTTCGAAGAAGCCGACCTTCTCGGTCAAGGCGATGCAGCTCGCCGAAGAGAAGCAGGCGGTTGCGCAATATGGCTCGTCCGATTCGGGCGCGTCGCTGGGCGACATTCTCGGCGCGGCGCTGAAGGCACGCGACGAGGCGTAA